In Nasonia vitripennis strain AsymCx chromosome 2, Nvit_psr_1.1, whole genome shotgun sequence, a genomic segment contains:
- the LOC100680400 gene encoding nuclear receptor coactivator 2 isoform X11: protein MHRSCCIDNYKYRVYLVQKSGFRLLVYCSTRPGPCDLRDPLWVKMNAITGITTKKRKKSDAKPQSQINKCLNEKRRRTQENLFIDELAELISATDMSSGKTDKCQILQRTVEQIRHINTHTGSNSHAVQQGEVSSSNPSILSNDQVGPILLEALDGFLFIVNTEGRVEYVTDNITEYINYTKNDVLGKDIYNIIHHGDHNNFMPNILPMSVGWSSEPQTQTRNRTFECRFLVKPPDDKEETMEEKQQRVSKYETMQICSALLPSNGASSGSERLEPGGGSSAASNVVGGNDVSSEFSDIGPCVMCVARRISFDEKRIGQFTLKLDTFGKIMAVDTNWLSPSYSQYLSNKNLINTKIQDLCHPSDLSKLTAHLKDAIEVGESMSPIYRLHISSEKFLNVQTKSKLFKASVANKRETDFIMATNSIFRDSDLNLEGGQLSNNSKLCSGHSSTRSANNSSNSNGNNNNNVGGPLMSVAGSQLNGQLSSSSPSAGSRSSLTSTNAGTGYPGSSGSDSSSAVNAVSSVANAAYNHFNPSGMDLGFDLGFPHSSLELDSSTPYWACEPVRSESRTSQVSVQSQHQQQQHGPGSRPPSQPNATASSASPAAVVPAHCSSPLRAFSPNAANAFSNSFPFSPLQESQSASLGGASTPSSVQPPQLQHNQPSPMDHRSNGPSQLEPAEQQQQQQQSQPQQQVSTESGRLRNLLTKGSSASDDSCQENASTQPGGGQAGPEADKPSQTNRILKILLNQQDEDDYHSSEHAGPKAMRNSPGQQVQPKHSPHEHKPNVGPSNNMLLQLLNEKNDDDDEETRAGMKKRNELLTQLLKEPEDEKKVLDQKNRDDDPLLRSLGFRNNSPSSSQSDHSSGSVGLTTGQKRPVEDGEMNVAVKRAMDGSQVTSTASSSSSGSSNNPSKLWEKNRMLASLLAKQPTQPATIPPIPASVISATPQDKLPRVLDRSKQQQQQHQQQHQQQQQQQQHQQQQQQPWTSMQSVGSNSTTTTATSARTPMQNQSRQLPRQPTNTYLTHLQQVTKMEQMDSDFMGNRDYRQQGTDPSAWDIQSALDPDLSDILDQVIDIAPEGIADSLLDAVQAQRNERLAINAIQESLMQIETAVNPTSSNITMPGTPPAYSTALANTPVTSSHNYQPPPMYQQPQQQQQARMRLNTQQAGNRQAAAQFSPQQQQQQQLQRKLMQQQQQQMKQRLLQQQQQQQVLISTATATDQITAGIHTLDNLLNNLNNTVAPNVSLQRSSVPDSQVSPSYGGSVQMPQGQHRLTHSYSHPSTLPQHPAVNNSFNSGQQVSAAARLSPHSPAGIMSFSHPQPLSPRVTQQGNYASSPRMFNVNQVRQQQQPGQQPGLQQQQRSMSSPGTPVSARQSPFPAEAFPPPASPTASQFPPVPNSNVTNPSAQYRLQRTTSTPSATTQLPGNTSSTGGINSEYVRKELRTVVDARMQQQQQQRVPNNLQNNLTAQVSQEDLESLGLTYDMASTGDALVSDGSAKSWAIGSTGTAPSSSRTTMEEVARGDPKSSLLQKLLSE, encoded by the exons ATGCATAGAAGCTGTTGTATCGACAATTACAAGTACCGGGTCTATCTCGTTCAGAAATCTGGATTCAGGCTGTTGGTCTACTGCAGCACAAG GCCTGGCCCGTGTGACCTGCGGGACCCTCTGTGGGTCAAAATGAACGCAATCACTGGCATCACCAccaagaagagaaagaaatcaGATGCCAAACCACAATCGCAAAT TAACAAGTGCCTTAACGAGAAACGACGACGGACTCAGGAAAACCTCTTCATCGATGAGCTTGCCGAGCTGATCTCCGCCACGGACATGAGCTCTGGCAAGACTGACAAATGTCAGATTCTCCAGAGAACCGTCGAACAG ATCAGGCACATCAATACACATACGGGCTCCAATAGTCATGCTGTGCAGCAAGGAGAAGTATCCTCCTCGAATCCTAGCATACTCTCCAACGATCAAGTCGGCCCTATTTTGCTCGAG GCGTTAGATGGCTTTCTGTTCATTGTAAACACTGAGGGGCGCGTGGAATACGTAACGGATAACATAACCGAGTATATAAATTACACGAAGAATGATGTGCTCGGGAaggatatttataatattattcatcACGGAGATCACAACAACTTCATGCCTAACATTTTGCCGATGTCAGTAG GCTGGTCGAGCGAGCCTCAGACCCAGACGCGGAACCGTACCTTCGAATGTCGCTTTCTGGTGAAGCCTCCCGATGACAAAGAAGAGACTATGGAAGAGAAGCAGCAACGCGTATCAAAGTATGAGACGATGCAAATCTGCTCAGCTCTTCTTCCGAGCAACGGcgccagcagcggcagcgagagACTCGAGCCAGGCGGCGGAAGCAGCGCCGCGAGTAACGTCGTCGGTGGCAACGACGTCTCGTCCGAGTTCTCGGACATTGGGCCCTGCGTCATGTGCGTTGCGCGGCGAATTTCTTTCGACGAGAAGCGCATCGGCCAGTTTACCCTCAAATTGGACACGTTCGGCAAGATCATGGCCGTCGACACCAACTGGCTGTCGCCCTCTTACTCACAGTACCTAAGCAACAAG AACCTGATCAACACGAAGATACAGGACTTGTGCCACCCGAGTGATCTCAGTAAGCTAACAGCACATTTGAAGGATGCGATTGAAGTCGGCGAAAGTATGAGCCCGATATATCGGCTGCACATCTCTTCGGAAAAGTTCCTTAACGTTCAAACAAAGTCAAAGCTCTTCAAAGCAAGTGTGGCGAACAAGCGCGAGACGGACTTTATTATGGCCACAAACTCTATATTTAG GGATAGTGACTTAAATCTCGAGGGTGGTCAGCTTTCCAACAACTCGAAACTCTGCTCAGGACACTCTAGTACGCGCAGTGCGAATAACAGTAGTAACAGTAACGgtaacaataacaataacgTGGGCGGTCCACTGATGTCGGTGGCCGGAAGCCAGCTGAACGGTCAGCTGAGCAGCTCCTCGCCGTCGGCCGGAAGCCGGAGCTCGTTGACGAGCACGAACGCCGGGACCGGCTACCCGGGCTCCAGCGGCTCGGACAGCTCGTCAGCTGTGAACGCCGTGTCCTCGGTCGCGAACGCCGCCTACAACCACTTCAACCCGTCCGGCATGGACCTCGGCTTCGACCTTGGCTTCCCGCACTCGAGCCTCGAGCTGGACAGCTCGACGCCGTACTGGGCCTGCGAACCAGTGCGCTCTGAGTCGCGGACGAGCCAGGTCAGCGTCCAGtcgcagcaccagcagcagcagcacggcCCGGGCTCGCGGCCGCCCTCCCAGCCGAACGCCACCGCGTCCTCGGCCTCGCCGGCCGCGGTCGTGCCCGCGCACTGCAGCAGCCCCCTGCGCGCCTTCAGCCCCAACGCCGCGAACGCCTTCAGTAATTCCTTCCCCTTCAGTCCGCTGCAGGAGTCGCAAAGCGCCAGCCTAGGCGGCGCGAGCACGCCCTCCTCGGTCCAGCCGCCCCAGCTGCAGCACAACCAGCCCAGTCCCATGGATCATCGCTCCAACGGACCCTCGCAGCTCGAGCCCgctgagcagcagcagcagcagcagcaatctcagccgcagcagcaggtCTCGACCGAGTCGGGCAGACTGCGGAATCTGCTGACCAAGGGCAGCAGCGCTAGCGACGACAGCTGCCAGGAGAACGCCTCGACGCAGCCTGGAGGCGGACAGGCCGGACCGGAGGCCGACAAGCCCAGCCAGACCAACAGGATACTGAAGATACTGTTGAACCAGCAGGACGAGGACGACTACCACTCGTCGGAGCACGCCGGACCCAAGGCCATGCGCAACAGTCCAGGGCAGCAGGTGCAACCCAAGCACTCTCCGCACGAGCACAAACCCAACGTCGGCCCCAGCAACAATATGCTCCTACAG TTGCTGAACGAGaagaacgacgacgacgacgaggagactCGCGCGGGCATGAAGAAGAGGAACGAGCTTCTCACGCAGCTTCTCAAGGAGCCTGAAGACGAAAAGAAGGTTCTGGACCAG AAGAACCGCGACGACGATCCTTTACTGCGGAGTCTGGGATTCCGCAACAATTCGCCGTCGTCGTCACAGTCGGATCACAGCAGCGGTAGCGTAGGTTTGACCACGGGCCAGAAAAGGCCAGTCGAGGACGGCGAGATGAACGTGGCGGTAAAGCGAGCGATGGACGGCTCACAGGTCACCTCCACGgcgagcagcagtagcagtggCTCGAGTAACAATCCGAGCAAGCTCTGGGAGAAGAATCGTATGCTGGCGTCTCTGCTAGCGAAGCAGCCTACCCAGCCCGCAACTATACCTCCCATACCCGCCTCTGTGATATCGGCTACTCCCCAAGACAAGTTGCCACGAGTCTTGGACCGGAgcaagcaacagcagcaacagcaccAACAGCAgcaccaacagcagcagcaacagcaacagcatcaacaacaacagcagcagccctgGACAAGTATGCAGTCCGTGGGCAGCAATTCGACAACGACAACCGCCACCTCCGCGCGGACGCCCATGCAAAACCAATCTAGACAACTACCTCGTCAGCCAACCAATACCTACCTCACTCACTta CAACAAGTTACAAAAATGGAACAGATGGATTCGGATTTTATGGGAAACAGAGATTACAGACAACAAGGTACAGATCCTTCCGCGTGGGACATACAGTCTGCTTTGGATCCAGATCTCTCAGATATCTTAGATCAAGTCATAGATATAGCTCCAGAAGGTATTGCAG ATAGCCTATTAGATGCCGTACAAGCACAGCGGAACGAAAGGCTGGCGATAAATGCCATACAGGAGTCATTGATGCAGATCGAGACTGCCGTCAATCCTACGTCTTCCAACATTACGATGCCAGGAACTCCTCCAGCATACTCGACAGCG tTGGCGAATACGCCTGTAACGTCAAGTCATAACTACCAGCCACCACCGATGTATcaacagccgcagcagcaacaacaggcTCGAATGCGATTGAATACTCAACAAGCTGGAAACAGACAAGCCGCAGCACAGTTCTCGccacaacaacagcaacagcagcagttaCAGCGTAAATTaatgcaacaacagcagcagcagatgaAGCAAAGGTTGttgcagcaacagcaacaacagcaagtGCTAATATCTACAGCGACAGCCACGGACCAAATAACGGCTGGCATCCATACTCTTGATAATCTTCTAAATAATCTAAATAATACTGTAGCCCCAAATGTTTCACTACAG CGATCAAGCGTGCCAGATTCACAAGTGTCCCCGAGTTATGGAGGATCCGTCCAGATGCCTCAAGGGCAGCATCGCCTTACTCACTCTTATTCTCACCCCTCCACATTACCTCAACA cCCTGCTGTTAACAACAGTTTTAACAGTGGTCAGCAAGTCTCTGCTGCAGCAAGACTTTCACCACACTCCCCAGCTGGCATTATGTCATTTTCGCACCCACAACCACTGTCTCCTCGGGTGACGCAACAG GGAAACTATGCCAGTAGTCCGCGCATGTTTAACGTGAATCAGgtgcggcagcagcagcaacccgGACAACAGCCAggcctgcagcagcagcagagatcGATGTCGTCGCCGGGTACACCCGTCTCGGCGCGACAATCTCCCTTTCCAGCAGAAGCCTTCCCGCCGCCAGCGTCTCCTACGGCCAGTCAGTTTCCACCAGTTCCAAACTCTAACGTTACGAATCCGTCAGCGCAGTACAGACTGCAACGCACCACCTCTACACCGTCTGCCACTACGCAATTACCag GTAATACAAGTAGTACAGGTGGTATTAACTCCGAGTACGTGCGAAAAGAGTTGAGGACGGTCGTCGACGCGAGaatgcaacaacagcagcagcagagggtACCCAATAACCTCCAAAACAACCTGACCGCTCAGGTGTCACAGGAAGACTTGGAATCTCTCGGCTTGACTTACGACATGGCGTCAACAG GTGATGCGTTGGTTAGCGATGGCTCTGCCAAGAGTTGGGCTATTGGTAGCACCGGAACCGCCCCCTCGTCCTCCAGG ACTACTATGGAAGAGGTGGCCCGAGGTGATCCAAAGTCGTCGTTGCTGCAGAAGCTGCTGTCAGAGTGA
- the LOC100680400 gene encoding homeobox protein prospero isoform X8 — protein MHRSCCIDNYKYRVYLVQKSGFRLLVYCSTRPGPCDLRDPLWVKMNAITGITTKKRKKSDAKPQSQINKCLNEKRRRTQENLFIDELAELISATDMSSGKTDKCQILQRTVEQIRHINTHTGSNSHAVQQGEVSSSNPSILSNDQVGPILLENLINTKIQDLCHPSDLSKLTAHLKDAIEVGESMSPIYRLHISSEKFLNVQTKSKLFKASVANKRETDFIMATNSIFRDSDLNLEGGQLSNNSKLCSGHSSTRSANNSSNSNGNNNNNVGGPLMSVAGSQLNGQLSSSSPSAGSRSSLTSTNAGTGYPGSSGSDSSSAVNAVSSVANAAYNHFNPSGMDLGFDLGFPHSSLELDSSTPYWACEPVRSESRTSQVSVQSQHQQQQHGPGSRPPSQPNATASSASPAAVVPAHCSSPLRAFSPNAANAFSNSFPFSPLQESQSASLGGASTPSSVQPPQLQHNQPSPMDHRSNGPSQLEPAEQQQQQQQSQPQQQVSTESGRLRNLLTKGSSASDDSCQENASTQPGGGQAGPEADKPSQTNRILKILLNQQDEDDYHSSEHAGPKAMRNSPGQQVQPKHSPHEHKPNVGPSNNMLLQLLNEKNDDDDEETRAGMKKRNELLTQLLKEPEDEKKVLDQKNRDDDPLLRSLGFRNNSPSSSQSDHSSGSVGLTTGQKRPVEDGEMNVAVKRAMDGSQVTSTASSSSSGSSNNPSKLWEKNRMLASLLAKQPTQPATIPPIPASVISATPQDKLPRVLDRSKQQQQQHQQQHQQQQQQQQHQQQQQQPWTSMQSVGSNSTTTTATSARTPMQNQSRQLPRQPTNTYLTHLQQVTKMEQMDSDFMGNRDYRQQGTDPSAWDIQSALDPDLSDILDQVIDIAPEGIADSLLDAVQAQRNERLAINAIQESLMQIETAVNPTSSNITMPGTPPAYSTALANTPVTSSHNYQPPPMYQQPQQQQQARMRLNTQQAGNRQAAAQFSPQQQQQQQLQRKLMQQQQQQMKQRLLQQQQQQQVLISTATATDQITAGIHTLDNLLNNLNNTVAPNVSLQRSSVPDSQVSPSYGGSVQMPQGQHRLTHSYSHPSTLPQHPAVNNSFNSGQQVSAAARLSPHSPAGIMSFSHPQPLSPRVTQQGNYASSPRMFNVNQVRQQQQPGQQPGLQQQQRSMSSPGTPVSARQSPFPAEAFPPPASPTASQFPPVPNSNVTNPSAQYRLQRTTSTPSATTQLPGGVGSPCHYGGVGKEQPLLSPSHPLSGCPATPTHNQHNANNTQHFSNHQHPSMLYHNAAGVQSSQYCYDRTPVNLYQSGPGDAQDIRPPPSSNPASHQIGGNTSSTGGINSEYVRKELRTVVDARMQQQQQQRVPNNLQNNLTAQVSQEDLESLGLTYDMASTGDALVSDGSAKSWAIGSTGTAPSSSRTTMEEVARGDPKSSLLQKLLSE, from the exons ATGCATAGAAGCTGTTGTATCGACAATTACAAGTACCGGGTCTATCTCGTTCAGAAATCTGGATTCAGGCTGTTGGTCTACTGCAGCACAAG GCCTGGCCCGTGTGACCTGCGGGACCCTCTGTGGGTCAAAATGAACGCAATCACTGGCATCACCAccaagaagagaaagaaatcaGATGCCAAACCACAATCGCAAAT TAACAAGTGCCTTAACGAGAAACGACGACGGACTCAGGAAAACCTCTTCATCGATGAGCTTGCCGAGCTGATCTCCGCCACGGACATGAGCTCTGGCAAGACTGACAAATGTCAGATTCTCCAGAGAACCGTCGAACAG ATCAGGCACATCAATACACATACGGGCTCCAATAGTCATGCTGTGCAGCAAGGAGAAGTATCCTCCTCGAATCCTAGCATACTCTCCAACGATCAAGTCGGCCCTATTTTGCTCGAG AACCTGATCAACACGAAGATACAGGACTTGTGCCACCCGAGTGATCTCAGTAAGCTAACAGCACATTTGAAGGATGCGATTGAAGTCGGCGAAAGTATGAGCCCGATATATCGGCTGCACATCTCTTCGGAAAAGTTCCTTAACGTTCAAACAAAGTCAAAGCTCTTCAAAGCAAGTGTGGCGAACAAGCGCGAGACGGACTTTATTATGGCCACAAACTCTATATTTAG GGATAGTGACTTAAATCTCGAGGGTGGTCAGCTTTCCAACAACTCGAAACTCTGCTCAGGACACTCTAGTACGCGCAGTGCGAATAACAGTAGTAACAGTAACGgtaacaataacaataacgTGGGCGGTCCACTGATGTCGGTGGCCGGAAGCCAGCTGAACGGTCAGCTGAGCAGCTCCTCGCCGTCGGCCGGAAGCCGGAGCTCGTTGACGAGCACGAACGCCGGGACCGGCTACCCGGGCTCCAGCGGCTCGGACAGCTCGTCAGCTGTGAACGCCGTGTCCTCGGTCGCGAACGCCGCCTACAACCACTTCAACCCGTCCGGCATGGACCTCGGCTTCGACCTTGGCTTCCCGCACTCGAGCCTCGAGCTGGACAGCTCGACGCCGTACTGGGCCTGCGAACCAGTGCGCTCTGAGTCGCGGACGAGCCAGGTCAGCGTCCAGtcgcagcaccagcagcagcagcacggcCCGGGCTCGCGGCCGCCCTCCCAGCCGAACGCCACCGCGTCCTCGGCCTCGCCGGCCGCGGTCGTGCCCGCGCACTGCAGCAGCCCCCTGCGCGCCTTCAGCCCCAACGCCGCGAACGCCTTCAGTAATTCCTTCCCCTTCAGTCCGCTGCAGGAGTCGCAAAGCGCCAGCCTAGGCGGCGCGAGCACGCCCTCCTCGGTCCAGCCGCCCCAGCTGCAGCACAACCAGCCCAGTCCCATGGATCATCGCTCCAACGGACCCTCGCAGCTCGAGCCCgctgagcagcagcagcagcagcagcaatctcagccgcagcagcaggtCTCGACCGAGTCGGGCAGACTGCGGAATCTGCTGACCAAGGGCAGCAGCGCTAGCGACGACAGCTGCCAGGAGAACGCCTCGACGCAGCCTGGAGGCGGACAGGCCGGACCGGAGGCCGACAAGCCCAGCCAGACCAACAGGATACTGAAGATACTGTTGAACCAGCAGGACGAGGACGACTACCACTCGTCGGAGCACGCCGGACCCAAGGCCATGCGCAACAGTCCAGGGCAGCAGGTGCAACCCAAGCACTCTCCGCACGAGCACAAACCCAACGTCGGCCCCAGCAACAATATGCTCCTACAG TTGCTGAACGAGaagaacgacgacgacgacgaggagactCGCGCGGGCATGAAGAAGAGGAACGAGCTTCTCACGCAGCTTCTCAAGGAGCCTGAAGACGAAAAGAAGGTTCTGGACCAG AAGAACCGCGACGACGATCCTTTACTGCGGAGTCTGGGATTCCGCAACAATTCGCCGTCGTCGTCACAGTCGGATCACAGCAGCGGTAGCGTAGGTTTGACCACGGGCCAGAAAAGGCCAGTCGAGGACGGCGAGATGAACGTGGCGGTAAAGCGAGCGATGGACGGCTCACAGGTCACCTCCACGgcgagcagcagtagcagtggCTCGAGTAACAATCCGAGCAAGCTCTGGGAGAAGAATCGTATGCTGGCGTCTCTGCTAGCGAAGCAGCCTACCCAGCCCGCAACTATACCTCCCATACCCGCCTCTGTGATATCGGCTACTCCCCAAGACAAGTTGCCACGAGTCTTGGACCGGAgcaagcaacagcagcaacagcaccAACAGCAgcaccaacagcagcagcaacagcaacagcatcaacaacaacagcagcagccctgGACAAGTATGCAGTCCGTGGGCAGCAATTCGACAACGACAACCGCCACCTCCGCGCGGACGCCCATGCAAAACCAATCTAGACAACTACCTCGTCAGCCAACCAATACCTACCTCACTCACTta CAACAAGTTACAAAAATGGAACAGATGGATTCGGATTTTATGGGAAACAGAGATTACAGACAACAAGGTACAGATCCTTCCGCGTGGGACATACAGTCTGCTTTGGATCCAGATCTCTCAGATATCTTAGATCAAGTCATAGATATAGCTCCAGAAGGTATTGCAG ATAGCCTATTAGATGCCGTACAAGCACAGCGGAACGAAAGGCTGGCGATAAATGCCATACAGGAGTCATTGATGCAGATCGAGACTGCCGTCAATCCTACGTCTTCCAACATTACGATGCCAGGAACTCCTCCAGCATACTCGACAGCG tTGGCGAATACGCCTGTAACGTCAAGTCATAACTACCAGCCACCACCGATGTATcaacagccgcagcagcaacaacaggcTCGAATGCGATTGAATACTCAACAAGCTGGAAACAGACAAGCCGCAGCACAGTTCTCGccacaacaacagcaacagcagcagttaCAGCGTAAATTaatgcaacaacagcagcagcagatgaAGCAAAGGTTGttgcagcaacagcaacaacagcaagtGCTAATATCTACAGCGACAGCCACGGACCAAATAACGGCTGGCATCCATACTCTTGATAATCTTCTAAATAATCTAAATAATACTGTAGCCCCAAATGTTTCACTACAG CGATCAAGCGTGCCAGATTCACAAGTGTCCCCGAGTTATGGAGGATCCGTCCAGATGCCTCAAGGGCAGCATCGCCTTACTCACTCTTATTCTCACCCCTCCACATTACCTCAACA cCCTGCTGTTAACAACAGTTTTAACAGTGGTCAGCAAGTCTCTGCTGCAGCAAGACTTTCACCACACTCCCCAGCTGGCATTATGTCATTTTCGCACCCACAACCACTGTCTCCTCGGGTGACGCAACAG GGAAACTATGCCAGTAGTCCGCGCATGTTTAACGTGAATCAGgtgcggcagcagcagcaacccgGACAACAGCCAggcctgcagcagcagcagagatcGATGTCGTCGCCGGGTACACCCGTCTCGGCGCGACAATCTCCCTTTCCAGCAGAAGCCTTCCCGCCGCCAGCGTCTCCTACGGCCAGTCAGTTTCCACCAGTTCCAAACTCTAACGTTACGAATCCGTCAGCGCAGTACAGACTGCAACGCACCACCTCTACACCGTCTGCCACTACGCAATTACCag GTGGGGTTGGTTCGCCCTGTCATTATGGCGGTGTGGGCAAGGAGCAACCTCTATTGTCGCCTAGTCATCCCCTCTCGGGTTGCCCTGCAACACCGACTCATAATCAACATAATGCCAACAATACCCAACACTTTTCAAACCATCAACACCCATCTATGTTATACCACAACGCCGCCGGCGTACAGAGTAGTCAGTACTGTTACGATCGGACGCCCGTTAATCTCTATCAGTCGGGGCCCGGGGATGCGCAAGACATTAGGCCTCCGCCTTCCAGTAATCCTGCTAGTCACCAAATAGGTG GTAATACAAGTAGTACAGGTGGTATTAACTCCGAGTACGTGCGAAAAGAGTTGAGGACGGTCGTCGACGCGAGaatgcaacaacagcagcagcagagggtACCCAATAACCTCCAAAACAACCTGACCGCTCAGGTGTCACAGGAAGACTTGGAATCTCTCGGCTTGACTTACGACATGGCGTCAACAG GTGATGCGTTGGTTAGCGATGGCTCTGCCAAGAGTTGGGCTATTGGTAGCACCGGAACCGCCCCCTCGTCCTCCAGG ACTACTATGGAAGAGGTGGCCCGAGGTGATCCAAAGTCGTCGTTGCTGCAGAAGCTGCTGTCAGAGTGA